A single Anopheles arabiensis isolate DONGOLA chromosome 2, AaraD3, whole genome shotgun sequence DNA region contains:
- the LOC120894280 gene encoding uncharacterized protein LOC120894280 — MFVLIMGHAIQYSVDHFNEQSLSSPTHDTGMEAHHQSTALMSPDPLRCLREDEISLLRECYCRGLPGTLAPFLFIDTHLRWCEKIRQSSTKAWTVSAIVWKRFFTLATSDREELTALGTFVAITEAEKCPTVVFWTQRDDLSPLKHALEKTAYINWKSDPAFSCVALDHYPMVQSVLQQNAPHLMFRNSTFFRLPRETAKAMNVSVPDGYEMLALDESHAAEVNATWPHRFAGSEEYYCSLFRLNGGLALTERMQAGEGQKKHLAGWILTNEYGALAHLYIQPAHRQRGLASVLVKAWVTRWTEALEDEDVNAGDSEVIAYILDANTASRTLFTKLGFIEMSKSRWSNPTTN; from the exons ATGTTTGTGTTGATAATGGGTCACGCGATTCAGTACTCGGTTGACCACTTCAATGAACAGTCGCTGTCCAGTCCAACGCACGACACCGGAATGGAAGCACACCATCAATCCACAGCACTAATGTCACCTGATCCCCTGCGCTGTTTGCGCGAGGACGAGATAAGCTTGTTGCGCGAATGCTACTGTCGCGGTCTACCTGGCACATTGGCGCCGTTTCTCTTCATCGATACGCATCTTCGGTGGTGTGAAAAGATTCGCCAAAGCTCCACGAAAGCATGGACCGTTTCGGCTATAGTATGGAAACGATTCTTCACGCTGGCGACATCCGATCGGGAGGAGCTGACAGCTTTGGGAACGTTTGTGGCAATTACTGAAGCAGAAAAG TGTCCGACAGTAGTGTTCTGGACTCAGCGCGATGATCTGTCACCATTGAAACATGCGCTCGAGAAGACGGCCTACATCAACTGGAAGAGCGACCCCGCATTCAGCTGTGTTGCGCTGGACCACTATCCAATGGTACAGAGTGTGCTGCAGCAAAATGCACCCCATTTAATGTTCCGCAACTCGACATTCTTTCGACTGCCCCGAGAGACAGCTAAGGCAATGAACGTCAG CGTTCCGGATGGTTACGAGATGCTAGCGTTGGATGAGTCACACGCTGCTGAAGTTAACGCCACCTGGCCTCATCGATTTGCAGGTTCGGAGGAATACTACTGCTCACTGTTTCGACTGAACGGTGGACTCGCGTTGACAGAGCGTATGCAAGCAGGCGAAGGACAAAAGAAGCATCTCGCTGGATGGATACTGACGAACGAGTACGGTGCGCTGGCCCATCTCTACATCCAACCAGCCCATCGACAGCGCGGTCTAGCGTCGGTGCTGGTTAAGGCCTGGGTGACAAGGTGGACAGAGGCTCTGGAAGACGAAGACGTTAACGCCGGCGACTCCGAGGTTATCGCATACATTCTGGATGCAAACACAGCTTCTAGAACACTGTTTACAAAGCTAGGGTTCATCGAAATGTCCAAATCCCGATGGTCTAATCCTACTACCAACTGA